A genomic stretch from Terriglobus sp. RCC_193 includes:
- a CDS encoding Cache 3/Cache 2 fusion domain-containing protein: protein MKFSKRSLRKKILLLSLMPAIAVTIVLAFIIWNSSRRASTIVRTNVTDFMVVRTQKSLHHGYASAEVTANYIDRELRLNMNIAQLILAATGGISLQGPPATRELIGDEKHVGGQTSLQPIRFGSDLLNRGRSDIVQEVAQQTGGLAVVFQRVGKTGDLVRVAASSPAVRLNTFLGKTTQDAAVNPAEIVASGNAYVGRTLEAGEWHIGRYEPLRDTKGEIIGSLYLGQSVNGVKSLQQELAANSIGVHGSVAIIYAHGPQRGQMLVKPFDIAEETESQWLPVVMSKSLNMRDAQEEALDVPSKDGNDAAIVRFSYIQKYDWILVAIADAKELRQASVAVKQEFSRLQWTMLIAGLLTLGTVGALSWLMSRRVVDPLLGITIQLTSSGTQIASSASQQLNAATSFNVSSTEVATAVKEISSTSQELLRAMEELSQEAARASEIAREGGTVLAGFGASIELLERAGQTISSSLTAIREKAGKINAVTAAVTKVADQTNLLSLNAAIEAEKAGEAGAGFGVVAREIRRLADQSARASQEIEQTIREMQDAVGAGGEEVRALTDAVEKSTEVSELVRAQFSEIIARVEAMTPRYEMVHLGMQNQSEGAQQISEAMWQLTETASQTTDAVAELNQVSLELHRAVNILKQRIFEGADETAPPETLLG from the coding sequence ATGAAGTTCAGCAAACGTTCTCTCCGCAAGAAGATACTGCTCCTTTCCCTCATGCCGGCGATTGCCGTCACGATCGTGCTCGCCTTCATCATCTGGAACAGCTCAAGGCGCGCAAGCACGATCGTTCGGACCAACGTGACCGACTTCATGGTCGTGCGCACGCAGAAGTCGCTGCACCACGGCTACGCATCGGCAGAGGTGACGGCCAATTACATCGACCGTGAATTGCGCCTGAACATGAACATCGCGCAACTTATTCTGGCGGCAACAGGCGGCATTTCCCTGCAGGGACCACCCGCTACGCGTGAACTCATCGGCGACGAAAAACATGTGGGTGGACAGACCAGCCTGCAGCCCATTCGTTTTGGTTCTGATCTGCTGAACCGCGGACGTTCGGACATTGTGCAGGAAGTAGCGCAGCAGACGGGTGGACTGGCGGTTGTCTTTCAGCGCGTGGGCAAAACGGGCGATCTGGTGCGTGTCGCAGCGAGTTCCCCTGCAGTTCGTCTGAATACTTTCCTTGGAAAGACAACACAGGATGCCGCTGTGAACCCTGCCGAGATCGTTGCCAGTGGCAATGCCTATGTAGGACGCACGCTTGAGGCGGGCGAGTGGCACATCGGCCGTTACGAGCCGTTGCGCGACACCAAGGGCGAAATCATTGGATCACTGTATCTGGGCCAGTCTGTTAACGGTGTGAAGAGTCTGCAGCAGGAGCTTGCCGCAAACTCCATTGGTGTTCATGGTTCGGTTGCCATTATTTACGCGCATGGTCCGCAACGCGGCCAGATGTTGGTGAAGCCGTTCGACATTGCGGAAGAGACAGAATCGCAATGGCTGCCCGTGGTGATGAGTAAGTCGCTGAACATGAGGGATGCGCAGGAAGAGGCGCTGGACGTTCCATCCAAAGATGGGAATGATGCTGCGATTGTTCGCTTCTCTTACATCCAGAAGTATGACTGGATTCTGGTAGCCATTGCAGATGCGAAAGAGCTTCGACAGGCCAGCGTTGCCGTGAAGCAGGAATTCAGCCGCCTGCAGTGGACCATGCTGATTGCGGGACTGCTTACGTTGGGTACGGTCGGCGCGTTGTCGTGGCTCATGAGCCGTCGCGTGGTGGACCCGCTGCTTGGCATCACCATTCAGCTCACCTCCAGCGGAACGCAGATTGCCTCCAGCGCCAGCCAGCAGTTGAATGCGGCGACAAGTTTCAATGTGTCGTCCACGGAAGTGGCAACGGCTGTGAAAGAAATCTCTTCCACCTCGCAGGAACTGCTGCGCGCCATGGAAGAGCTATCGCAGGAAGCCGCGCGCGCCAGCGAGATTGCCCGTGAGGGCGGTACGGTACTGGCAGGCTTTGGAGCATCCATCGAACTTCTGGAGCGTGCCGGGCAAACCATCTCGTCCAGCCTTACCGCTATTCGCGAAAAGGCCGGCAAGATCAACGCAGTTACGGCTGCTGTCACCAAGGTGGCTGACCAGACAAATCTGCTGTCACTGAACGCTGCCATTGAAGCGGAAAAAGCAGGGGAAGCCGGTGCCGGATTCGGTGTGGTGGCACGCGAGATTCGTCGCCTGGCCGACCAGAGCGCACGCGCGTCGCAGGAAATTGAGCAGACCATCCGCGAGATGCAGGATGCCGTGGGCGCAGGTGGCGAAGAAGTGCGCGCGCTCACCGATGCCGTGGAAAAGAGCACGGAAGTCTCTGAGCTTGTCCGTGCGCAGTTCTCGGAGATCATTGCGCGTGTGGAAGCTATGACGCCGCGCTACGAGATGGTGCATCTTGGTATGCAGAACCAGAGCGAAGGCGCACAGCAGATCAGCGAAGCCATGTGGCAGCTTACGGAAACCGCCAGCCAGACCACAGATGCCGTGGCTGAGCTGAACCAGGTGTCCCTGGAACTGCACCGCGCTGTGAACATCCTGAAGCAGCGCATCTTTGAAGGCGCCGATGAAACCGCGCCGCCGGAGACTCTGCTGGGATGA
- a CDS encoding chemotaxis protein CheW — protein sequence MSIAEEVASATSAGRRKQYLLFAVGDIRCYVELTRLNSVVPWATLSPAEEDGLIGWLNYRGSRIPVFDMAKQVLGEETSRTLGSRILLLECSGLQVGALVSEAFAIGTEEDIAASGMERLDPCEVLTSAIARLP from the coding sequence ATGAGTATTGCCGAAGAAGTCGCATCGGCCACATCCGCCGGACGGCGAAAGCAATACCTTCTCTTTGCTGTTGGTGACATCCGTTGTTACGTGGAACTGACACGGCTGAACAGCGTCGTTCCCTGGGCGACGCTGTCACCCGCAGAAGAGGATGGGCTGATCGGCTGGTTGAACTATCGCGGCAGCCGCATCCCTGTCTTCGATATGGCAAAGCAGGTTCTGGGTGAGGAAACATCGCGCACGCTTGGTTCGCGCATCCTGCTGCTGGAGTGCTCTGGATTGCAAGTAGGCGCATTGGTATCCGAGGCATTTGCCATTGGCACAGAAGAAGATATCGCCGCATCCGGTATGGAACGGCTGGACCCATGCGAAGTGCTCACAAGCGCGATTGCGAGGCTGCCATGA
- a CDS encoding protein-glutamate O-methyltransferase CheR — translation MRSAHKRDCEAAMTHDVSALIAAHLLSTLGMNASALEAAHLRRAIRRRMDAAGLRSAEAYAEHYRTSPREQESLAEEIYIHETCFFRDRAVFTESVAWVKAWLAENAGPISILSAPCSTGEEPYSIAALLLAEGVPSERFRIHAVDVSAHALLRAQDAIYSGLSLRNIPSPREESFLTSTGNAWTVVPEVRVPVRFERVNLLDDDALQSGGYDLIFCRNLLIYLDPVSRLRLAVSLSRALKPGGRLVLGAADWSSDLTPLFRMQGAANTFTFAAVELPKQPQKSSATVGKTSSADVTVSRIRPETQEDDIEVLYERAAAVFDRDVVTSEKLCRQVLYLQSDHLPALELLSRLWRSRASNRLNRALAARLRRRRVHVPEMA, via the coding sequence ATGCGAAGTGCTCACAAGCGCGATTGCGAGGCTGCCATGACGCATGATGTTTCGGCACTCATCGCAGCGCATCTGCTTTCCACGCTTGGCATGAATGCTTCCGCCTTGGAGGCAGCGCATCTTCGCCGTGCGATTCGCCGTCGCATGGACGCAGCCGGTCTGCGCAGCGCGGAAGCGTACGCCGAACACTACCGCACAAGTCCGAGAGAGCAGGAGTCGCTGGCGGAAGAGATTTACATCCACGAGACGTGCTTCTTTCGCGATCGCGCTGTCTTTACGGAAAGCGTCGCGTGGGTGAAGGCGTGGCTTGCAGAAAACGCCGGTCCCATCTCCATTCTCAGCGCGCCCTGTTCCACCGGGGAAGAGCCGTACAGTATCGCCGCCTTGCTACTTGCAGAAGGCGTTCCATCGGAACGTTTTCGCATCCATGCCGTGGATGTCTCCGCACATGCGTTGTTGCGTGCGCAGGACGCCATCTACAGCGGGCTTTCGCTCCGCAATATCCCCAGCCCACGGGAGGAGAGCTTTCTGACCTCTACCGGAAATGCGTGGACGGTGGTGCCGGAGGTGCGCGTGCCTGTCCGGTTTGAGCGCGTGAATCTGCTGGATGACGATGCGTTACAGAGCGGTGGCTATGACCTGATCTTCTGTCGAAATCTGCTGATCTATCTCGATCCGGTATCGCGTCTGCGGCTGGCGGTGAGTCTGTCACGTGCCTTGAAACCCGGCGGAAGGCTCGTGCTGGGCGCGGCGGATTGGAGCAGCGACCTCACGCCTCTCTTCCGTATGCAGGGAGCAGCGAATACATTTACGTTTGCGGCGGTAGAGCTTCCGAAGCAACCGCAGAAGTCTTCAGCGACCGTCGGAAAAACTTCGTCAGCGGATGTGACGGTGTCGCGGATTCGGCCCGAGACGCAGGAGGATGACATCGAGGTTCTCTATGAGCGAGCGGCTGCGGTGTTTGACCGCGATGTCGTGACCTCAGAGAAACTCTGCAGGCAGGTACTGTATCTGCAGTCGGATCATCTGCCTGCGTTGGAATTGCTGAGTCGTCTGTGGCGTTCCCGAGCATCGAACCGATTGAATCGTGCACTCGCAGCGCGTCTGCGCAGGCGTCGCGTCCATGTTCCGGAGATGGCATGA
- a CDS encoding chemotaxis protein CheW, whose translation MSDTTPNTTPSTEDRYADRRVLFAHQQPAGYADEMAAVLAHAPDEEPGFTANMLVFRLAGLTLALPSRMLAAVSRSLAPYPLPHRRSGPVLGLVAHRGEVIPCCSLARLMGVADAAVSGTQARTLILQDDQHQHWAVPVDAVVGVSTGAVRLEGDILSGEWTHGAFDDMHGLTAQVLRVETLMERMKRAIA comes from the coding sequence ATGAGCGACACAACTCCCAACACGACGCCGTCCACGGAAGACCGCTACGCGGATCGCCGCGTCCTGTTTGCCCATCAGCAGCCCGCAGGCTATGCCGACGAGATGGCCGCAGTGCTGGCCCACGCGCCGGATGAAGAACCCGGATTCACGGCGAACATGCTGGTCTTCCGTCTGGCGGGATTAACGCTGGCTCTACCCTCGCGCATGCTCGCCGCAGTATCGCGTTCACTGGCTCCGTATCCATTGCCCCATCGACGTTCCGGGCCGGTGCTGGGGTTGGTCGCACATCGAGGCGAAGTAATTCCGTGCTGTTCGCTGGCACGCCTGATGGGTGTGGCTGATGCTGCCGTATCCGGTACCCAGGCTCGTACGCTTATCCTGCAGGACGACCAGCACCAGCACTGGGCTGTCCCCGTAGACGCGGTCGTCGGCGTCAGCACGGGTGCGGTTCGTCTGGAAGGCGATATCCTTTCCGGGGAATGGACGCATGGCGCCTTTGATGACATGCATGGCCTTACGGCTCAGGTGCTTCGAGTGGAAACCCTCATGGAAAGGATGAAGCGGGCCATCGCCTGA
- a CDS encoding response regulator: MDNFEDLSFFDMFRMEAEEHSESMQGLLLNMKEGESNAEMLRSLMRGAHSLKGAARVVGLTDIVKLTHAMEDRVVAAQEGRALRAEDVDTLLAANDLLRAFAALSEPESAGWLESRASRVEELATQLAAADVTEASPVARQWASIPEVEDGIMTPADEVDTESAAQQNPEATQGAVGGVQNLRITAQRFDRILGSASDALVKAQAVVRTHERLQTDSDSLRRMLHDLSESLRGTATPDARELLAEITSRTSDLQLHLTELERGATEAEHATGHLHREILQARLRPFQDIVFGLRRLLRDLSQELGKQVNFVITGERTEVDRDILDRLRAPLEHILRNALDHGLEGPKERMDAGKPVQGTITLYARHENGRLVITLRDDGKGVSIPQVLDRAVKRGLVQANVGSRLADNEILEFLFLPGFSTRDTVTEISGRGFGLDVVQSMVHEAGGAVRIESTLGKGTAFHLTLPVTRSLMRVLIVEGEGEIYAIPLVRLSRVVSGMVRAGEDGVPVFEAENESAIPVLPIVDALGGGGTIEPGDATVLLLIDYTGQEIPLALQVDRILGDDTVAVRQLDERFGKMPAIAAVTITEEGAPLLIVEPDNLLRSAQNVQRRRIAGASADEQARVLVVDDSPTVRQMLRRTLIRADYRVTLASNGVEAWGILQVEDFDLLVSDVDMPEMNGIELIENLRANARIGSMPAILLSYKGREQDRQRGLQAGADAYVTKGEFEETTFLQLVEDLIGPARMPATAEESAEDAH, from the coding sequence ATGGATAACTTCGAAGACCTTTCCTTTTTCGACATGTTCCGCATGGAGGCGGAAGAGCATTCCGAATCGATGCAGGGCCTTCTGCTGAACATGAAGGAAGGCGAGTCGAATGCCGAAATGCTGCGTTCACTGATGCGCGGCGCGCACTCGTTGAAAGGTGCAGCACGCGTCGTAGGCCTGACGGACATCGTAAAGCTGACACACGCCATGGAAGACCGTGTGGTCGCGGCACAGGAGGGGCGCGCACTGCGTGCAGAGGATGTGGATACGCTGCTCGCCGCCAACGATCTTCTGCGAGCTTTCGCTGCATTGTCTGAGCCAGAATCTGCGGGATGGTTGGAGTCGCGCGCATCGCGAGTCGAAGAGCTTGCCACACAGCTTGCCGCAGCAGACGTCACGGAAGCATCCCCTGTTGCTAGGCAATGGGCTTCTATTCCGGAAGTAGAAGACGGGATCATGACTCCAGCCGATGAGGTTGACACCGAGTCTGCAGCGCAACAGAACCCTGAGGCAACGCAGGGGGCAGTGGGAGGCGTGCAGAACCTGCGCATCACAGCGCAACGGTTTGACCGCATTCTGGGCTCTGCATCGGATGCATTGGTGAAGGCGCAGGCGGTGGTGCGCACCCACGAACGTTTGCAGACAGACAGCGATAGCCTGCGTCGGATGCTACATGACCTGAGCGAATCTCTTCGCGGAACAGCCACGCCGGATGCGAGAGAATTACTCGCAGAAATCACGTCCCGCACCAGTGACTTGCAGCTTCACCTGACCGAGCTGGAACGCGGTGCAACCGAAGCGGAACACGCTACCGGCCATCTTCACCGCGAGATTCTGCAGGCGCGTCTGCGCCCCTTTCAGGACATCGTGTTTGGTCTGCGCCGTCTCTTGCGCGATCTTTCGCAGGAACTCGGCAAGCAGGTCAATTTCGTCATCACCGGTGAGCGCACGGAGGTGGACCGCGACATCCTGGATCGTCTTCGTGCGCCTCTGGAACATATTCTGCGTAACGCTCTGGATCACGGACTGGAAGGCCCCAAAGAGCGCATGGATGCAGGCAAACCCGTGCAGGGAACCATTACGCTGTATGCCCGGCACGAGAACGGACGACTTGTCATTACGCTGCGCGACGATGGCAAAGGCGTCAGCATTCCGCAGGTGCTGGATCGTGCTGTAAAGCGCGGACTGGTGCAGGCCAATGTCGGTTCGCGACTGGCGGACAATGAAATCCTGGAGTTCCTCTTCCTCCCCGGCTTCAGCACGCGCGACACGGTGACGGAGATTTCCGGCCGCGGCTTCGGTCTTGACGTGGTGCAGAGCATGGTGCACGAAGCTGGCGGCGCGGTTCGCATTGAAAGCACGTTGGGTAAGGGAACTGCCTTCCACCTGACGCTGCCCGTCACACGATCTCTGATGCGCGTACTGATTGTGGAGGGAGAAGGCGAGATTTACGCCATCCCGCTGGTGCGCCTTTCGCGCGTGGTTTCAGGAATGGTTCGCGCCGGCGAAGACGGTGTGCCCGTGTTTGAGGCGGAAAATGAATCGGCCATCCCGGTACTGCCCATTGTGGATGCGCTGGGCGGAGGCGGCACCATTGAGCCCGGTGATGCCACCGTACTGTTGCTGATTGACTACACAGGGCAGGAGATCCCGCTGGCGTTGCAGGTGGACCGCATCCTGGGCGATGACACGGTCGCGGTGCGGCAACTGGATGAACGCTTCGGCAAGATGCCCGCAATCGCCGCTGTCACCATTACGGAAGAGGGCGCACCTCTTCTGATCGTCGAACCGGATAACCTGCTGCGTAGCGCCCAGAACGTGCAGAGACGCCGCATTGCTGGTGCCTCCGCGGATGAGCAGGCCCGCGTGCTTGTGGTGGATGACTCGCCCACGGTACGGCAGATGTTGCGCCGCACCCTTATCCGTGCTGATTACCGTGTGACATTAGCATCCAACGGAGTGGAGGCATGGGGCATCCTGCAGGTAGAGGACTTTGATCTGCTGGTCAGCGACGTGGACATGCCGGAGATGAATGGTATTGAACTGATTGAGAACCTGCGTGCCAATGCCCGCATCGGTTCCATGCCTGCGATTCTGCTGTCCTATAAGGGCCGCGAGCAGGACCGTCAGCGTGGTCTACAGGCAGGCGCAGATGCCTACGTCACCAAGGGCGAATTTGAAGAGACCACCTTCCTGCAACTGGTGGAAGACCTGATCGGCCCTGCGCGCATGCCTGCCACGGCAGAGGAGTCTGCGGAGGACGCCCACTGA
- the cheB gene encoding chemotaxis-specific protein-glutamate methyltransferase CheB, which translates to MRVGIVNDLRIVAEMLRRTVAETEGFSVAWVAYDGEHAEMLHRADPADIVLMDLVMPGMDGADTTAKIMSIKPCAILVVTATVTGNRELVFRAMGNGALDAVTTPDLKDAASVAEFRRKLISVSRLVGQKKNGPPAKPTAPVHAPPISHRHGKVPVIGIGASTGGPQALATILRRLPAGFPAAIVIVQHLDCQFVPGLQRWLSQECALPIHLAKENEPVREGHVYLAETRDHLIISRGVDGYPHLHYTTEPEDSPYRPSADVFLNSLAALRHTDCVGVLLTGMGRDGAEGLLALRRNGAPTFAQDQASSVVFGMPRAALDMGAVEEHSSLSAIADGILRFVQGIAKKPKATL; encoded by the coding sequence ATGCGTGTTGGCATCGTAAACGACCTGCGCATAGTGGCTGAGATGCTGCGGCGCACGGTCGCGGAGACTGAGGGCTTTTCCGTCGCATGGGTGGCCTATGACGGCGAACACGCAGAGATGCTTCATCGCGCCGATCCCGCCGACATTGTGTTGATGGACCTGGTAATGCCGGGCATGGACGGCGCGGACACAACGGCGAAGATCATGTCCATCAAACCCTGCGCCATTCTCGTGGTCACGGCAACGGTGACAGGGAATCGCGAACTGGTCTTCCGCGCTATGGGTAATGGAGCTCTGGATGCCGTGACCACGCCAGACCTGAAGGATGCTGCCAGCGTGGCGGAGTTCCGTCGCAAACTGATCAGCGTAAGCCGTCTGGTAGGACAGAAGAAAAACGGCCCACCGGCAAAGCCAACTGCCCCTGTACATGCACCGCCGATCTCTCATCGCCACGGCAAAGTACCCGTCATTGGTATCGGTGCGTCAACGGGGGGGCCGCAGGCACTCGCTACGATTCTGCGCAGGCTGCCAGCGGGATTCCCTGCAGCGATCGTCATTGTGCAGCATCTGGATTGTCAGTTTGTTCCAGGTCTGCAGCGATGGTTATCGCAGGAGTGCGCGTTGCCTATCCATCTGGCAAAGGAGAACGAGCCTGTCCGTGAGGGGCATGTCTATCTTGCGGAGACGCGCGACCACCTTATCATCTCGCGCGGAGTCGATGGCTATCCGCATCTGCACTACACCACCGAGCCGGAAGATTCACCTTACCGTCCCTCGGCGGATGTTTTCCTGAACAGCCTGGCTGCGCTGCGGCATACGGATTGTGTTGGTGTTCTGCTGACCGGCATGGGTCGTGACGGTGCCGAGGGGCTCCTGGCGCTTCGTCGCAATGGCGCACCCACATTCGCTCAGGATCAGGCCAGCAGCGTGGTCTTTGGCATGCCTCGAGCCGCTCTCGATATGGGGGCGGTGGAGGAACACAGCAGTCTCAGCGCCATTGCAGACGGTATTCTGCGTTTTGTTCAGGGGATTGCAAAGAAGCCGAAAGCGACGCTGTGA
- the recR gene encoding recombination mediator RecR, which translates to MERFAQPMARLIEELRRLPGIGAKSAQRLAFHILRAPGEEASALAQAIQELRAKLRLCSICNNVTDVDPCVYCSSPTRTHATVCVVEEPTNIAAIEKTRSYNGVYHVLHGTLSPLNGIGPSQLRTANLFSRLGGIEEIILALSPTVEGEATSHWLAGELHRAAADHPLRITRIATGIPAGSDIEYADEVTISRAMEGRREL; encoded by the coding sequence ATGGAACGATTTGCCCAACCCATGGCACGACTCATTGAAGAGTTGCGCAGACTTCCCGGAATCGGGGCCAAATCGGCCCAGCGGCTGGCGTTTCACATCCTGCGCGCACCCGGTGAAGAAGCATCCGCACTGGCGCAGGCCATCCAGGAGCTTCGCGCAAAGCTGCGCTTATGTTCCATCTGCAACAACGTCACCGACGTCGATCCCTGCGTGTACTGCTCCAGCCCCACGCGGACTCATGCAACGGTGTGCGTGGTGGAAGAACCCACGAACATCGCAGCCATTGAAAAAACGCGCAGTTACAACGGCGTCTATCACGTGCTGCATGGAACGCTGTCACCGCTCAATGGTATTGGCCCTTCGCAGCTTCGCACGGCCAACCTTTTCAGCAGGCTCGGCGGCATTGAGGAGATCATCCTTGCACTATCGCCCACGGTTGAGGGTGAAGCCACATCCCACTGGTTAGCGGGGGAACTGCATCGCGCCGCAGCAGACCATCCATTACGCATCACGCGCATCGCCACCGGCATCCCTGCCGGCAGCGATATTGAGTATGCGGATGAAGTGACGATTAGCCGCGCTATGGAAGGCCGCCGCGAACTCTAA
- a CDS encoding ATP-binding protein encodes MRLRYKLIAATLLFTFTLTVVLSLVFLSEILRERIAQTESSNSVLVHQMLSATRTALQNGLRDHPPTETGEQALQTAIEYALQNDDALAETLNGFVRYSPSIQDAYLADANGRVLVSSDPALLNAQQPHRRDFSLVTTASLLEKRALLFGDPETLDMSLPMERNGQPFLTAHLGVRSTLLRNAYAPWLRDAAMICVFALAGALLVAAALSAAAMRPLEDISRELDVLSGTSGVETEETQNSDAVQRVSSSISRLDERIRTSEQTRTEMASNLNSMLQTLKDGVMLIDADLRVIMASEAMHHFLPPGKDAELGAPLTDIFPRNTAIGALLADLVTERRSVRSQPVVLADGRTVELSFDYFPGNAPGALLTLHDVAAQEELEREIEVARRMASIGRLTAGVGHEVKNPINAMVVHLELLRSKLASGAPPDGAQRHVDVLSSEMGRLDRVVQTLADFSRPMEPRFQEQDLLPIVQAVVQLVAGEAEKANIAISIAEGTPGSSLRVVADAELLRQALLNIVLNSMQAMPEGGAIHIQLSRERGSAVISIRDTGTGISPDKLDRIFDLYFTTKPTGSGIGLALTYRIVQLHRGVIAVASDADAASTTHGTIFTLRLPLAGRNAAASIPAVTA; translated from the coding sequence ATGAGGCTTCGTTACAAGTTGATAGCGGCTACGCTGCTGTTTACCTTCACCTTAACGGTTGTACTTTCGCTTGTATTCCTGTCGGAGATCCTGCGCGAACGTATCGCGCAAACGGAGTCGTCGAACAGCGTGCTGGTACACCAGATGCTGTCGGCCACGCGCACGGCGCTGCAGAATGGCCTGCGCGACCATCCCCCTACAGAGACTGGCGAACAGGCGTTGCAGACAGCCATTGAATATGCGTTGCAAAATGATGACGCGTTAGCTGAAACGCTGAATGGATTCGTCCGCTACTCTCCCAGCATTCAGGATGCGTATCTTGCCGACGCGAATGGACGCGTTCTGGTCAGCAGCGATCCCGCTCTGCTCAACGCGCAGCAGCCGCACCGTCGCGACTTCTCCCTGGTCACAACGGCATCCTTGCTGGAGAAGCGGGCGCTGCTCTTTGGCGATCCGGAGACGCTGGATATGAGCCTGCCGATGGAACGAAACGGGCAGCCATTCCTGACAGCGCATCTCGGAGTTCGATCCACGCTTCTGCGGAATGCGTATGCCCCCTGGCTGCGCGATGCTGCCATGATCTGCGTCTTTGCGCTGGCCGGTGCGCTGCTGGTGGCGGCTGCCCTCTCTGCGGCAGCGATGCGGCCGCTGGAAGATATCAGCCGTGAACTCGACGTCCTTTCCGGTACATCGGGCGTAGAGACAGAAGAAACACAAAACAGCGATGCCGTGCAGCGTGTCAGCTCCTCCATCAGCCGCCTGGATGAACGTATCCGCACCAGCGAACAGACACGCACGGAGATGGCCAGCAATCTGAACAGCATGTTGCAGACGCTGAAAGACGGCGTGATGCTGATCGACGCGGACCTTCGCGTCATTATGGCCAGCGAAGCCATGCACCATTTTTTGCCACCCGGCAAAGACGCCGAGCTGGGTGCCCCGTTAACGGATATCTTCCCACGCAACACCGCAATTGGCGCTCTGTTAGCGGACCTGGTGACAGAACGCCGCAGTGTCCGCTCGCAACCTGTCGTCCTGGCCGATGGTCGCACGGTGGAACTCTCGTTCGATTATTTTCCCGGCAACGCTCCCGGCGCATTGCTGACGCTGCACGATGTGGCGGCACAGGAAGAACTGGAACGCGAAATCGAAGTGGCCCGGCGTATGGCCAGCATTGGACGCCTTACCGCTGGCGTTGGCCACGAGGTAAAAAATCCCATCAACGCCATGGTGGTCCATCTGGAACTGCTTCGCAGTAAGCTGGCTTCCGGTGCGCCACCCGATGGCGCACAGCGCCACGTCGATGTGCTGTCTAGCGAGATGGGCCGCCTGGATCGCGTGGTGCAGACGCTGGCCGACTTCTCCCGCCCCATGGAACCAAGGTTTCAGGAGCAGGATCTACTGCCTATTGTGCAGGCCGTGGTGCAGCTTGTGGCAGGGGAAGCAGAAAAGGCAAACATCGCGATTTCTATTGCCGAGGGTACTCCGGGGTCGTCATTGCGCGTGGTGGCCGATGCCGAATTGCTTCGGCAGGCATTGCTGAATATCGTATTAAATTCCATGCAGGCGATGCCCGAAGGCGGTGCCATTCACATCCAGCTATCGCGAGAACGCGGTAGTGCCGTCATCTCCATCCGTGACACGGGAACAGGCATTTCGCCGGACAAGCTGGACCGCATCTTCGATCTTTACTTCACCACAAAGCCAACCGGCAGCGGCATTGGCCTGGCTTTGACGTATCGCATTGTGCAGCTTCATCGTGGCGTTATCGCCGTCGCTTCTGATGCGGATGCTGCGTCAACGACACATGGCACAATCTTCACCCTGCGACTTCCGCTGGCAGGACGCAATGCGGCTGCTTCGATTCCGGCGGTGACGGCATGA